In Terriglobia bacterium, the genomic stretch GTACTCCCACCTGGACCGAGCCTTCCCATCCGACGGGCCGGGAGCCAACTTCTCCGAGCAATTCACGGTTGTAGTCAAGCCCTGCGCCAACCTGGATGTTTGGTCGCGGTTCGAGTTGGGCCCGTTTGAGAGCCAGCTCGGCCCGGGTTATCCCTTGCTCGGCAAGTTTGACTTCGGGACTGTCCCGCAGGAGTCTTGAGAGCGCGCCCTGGGCGTTTATCTGAGGCAATGGGCCGGCCAGGCTCCCGGCCAGGGGCGTCACCGGGAGCGCAGGATTGCCCACTGTGGCGGCCAGTTGCTGCCAGGCGCGCTGCTGGTCATTCTTCGCTGCTGCAAGATCAAGGTCAGCGCGCTGAGCTTCAACTATCGCTTCCAGCATGTCCGGCTGGTCGGCCTGGCCCACGTTCAAGAGTTGGCCGGAAGTTTGAACGGCCTTGCGGGCGATCTCGGCCAACTCGCTTCGCACCTGTACCAGTTCTTGCGCCCCAAGTGCCTCGTAGTAGGCCAGGCGCACGGAATTCACAACGCGCTGGCGCTGCGCCGCCACAACGGATTCCGCCTGCGCCTGCTCCTGAGCAAAGACTTTCCGGCTCAGTCCCAGTTTGCCGAATGTGACAATGGTCTGCTGCACGAAGAGCCCGTGTTCGCCGCCCCGGATAATTGGCCCTGACGAAATTTCTCGACCCTCGTAACCAACTACAGGATTTGGATACAGGCCCGCCTGAATCTTGCGGCCCTCGGAAGCGCGCACGTCCGCCTGCGCCTGTGCAAGCGTGGGGTTGCGCTGCAAAGCCATCTGCTCAAGCTCCTCGATCGTCAGCTTGGCCTCGGGAGCGGTCGCCTGAGTGCCGGCCTGCTGGGCGCTACCGGCGTCCTGCGCTGGCAGGATCGTAGGTGTCGCCAGCGTGATGATCAGCGCGATAAAAAGGACGAGCAAAGTTTTCTTTTGATACATCATGTGTGCTTCTCCTCTTTTGAACTTGGTGAGTCCAGCCTGATTGCCAGCATCCGCTACTCGCCAGGTTGGTGGTGCATTCCAGGCGGCATTCCCGGATTCTCGTTTCGCTGATTCTTCTTGAGTTCCGTGATCTTGTCGTAAAGTTCGGGCGGCAGAACTCGGACCAGGGTCATCATCCCCATCACGCCCCCACTCCAGCCTTTTCTCAGCCCGTAGGTCTCAGGCTTCACAAACATTTCATCCATGGGCATAAACATGTCCTGCGGGTAGCCGGGAACCAGCTCGGGGTTTTTGTTTCCCAATGGCATGTTCATGCCGGGCATATTCTGCATGTTTTGGCTCATCCCCGGCACGTTCGGCATTTGGTGGGTCATTCCGGGCATCCCATGCTCTGCGCCCGCAGAAAGCGGCAGGTTGGTTGTTGCCTTCTCGTGGTCAGCGCCGATGCCGATGGCGCGACCCAGGCTCGGTCCGTTTTCTTCCGACATCGCGCTCCCCTGCCGCAGCATGCCCATGCCTTCTTCCATTCCCATGCCGGTGCGCATGCCGTGGCCGGCTTCCATCATGGGCCCAACCATCGAGACCATCTGGTTCATCATGTGGTGGGGCAGGTGGCAGTGCAGCATCCAGTCGCCCGGATATTTGGCCTCAAATTCGACGTCGCGGGATTGCGCCACGCCAACCAGGACAGTATTTTCAGGCCGCCAGGTGCTTTGGGGGGCGCGGCCGCCCTCGGTCCCGGTCACATAGAACGTGTTGCCGTGCAGATGCATTGGATGATGGTCCATCCCAATATTTACAAAACGGATGCGCACTCTTTCGCCCAGCTTGACAAGCAACGGGGTAGTTGCCGGGCCGGATTTTCCATTGATCGTCAGCCAGTTGAATTCCATCGACAGCGTATTCGGAACGGTGTTATTCGGCAGCACGGCCCACTCCTGGAGGACCAGCCCAAAATCCTTGTCCACGCGCGGCTTGTAGGGTTCCTTCGGGTGCATGATGAATAGGCCGATCAGGCCCATCATTTCCTGCATAGCCATGTGTGAGTGGTAGAAATAAGTCCCCTCCTGGTGCAGAGTGAACTCGTACACAAAGCGGCCACCCGGCGGAATCAGGTCTTGCGTTACTCCCGGCACGCCATCCATGTCAATGGGAATTTCAAATCCGTGCCAGTGCATGGAAGTCGCTTCCGGCAAATGGTTGTCTACGATCAGCCGCACGCGGTCGCCCTGAACAATTTGGATCGTCGGTCCCGGAGCGCTGCCGTTGTACCCCCAGGCGTCAATGGTCTTGCCCGGCACAAGCTCGCGCTTGACGGGCTCGGCAATTAAATTGAACACTTTGACGCCGTTGTCGAGCGTGTAAGAAAGTTGCGGAGGGACATCTGGAGTTTCGACCATGAGATGCCCCTCCCCCGCCGATGATGGCGCGGGCGGAGCTTGTGCATGCTTCGGTTTAGGCTCAGTCTTGGGCATAGGCATGTTGCCCATGTTCATCGGCATCGGCTGCTGGGCATGGGACTGGCCTTGCTGTTTTGCCCAGCCCTTCGTGGAAGCCATCAGCCCTGCACCCAACAACCCCTGACGGAAAAATTCTCTTCTGCTTCTGCTCATTTGCTGTCTCCTTTTTCTACTGCTCCTGGCGCGGATTGGTCTGCGCCGTGTTTCATCCCCGGCATGGGCGCGCCAGGTTCTTTCATATGATTGAGGTAGGCGACCAGAGTCCAGATTTCCTTGTCGCTCAACTCTGCGCTCCACGCCGGCATCCCGGTCCACCGGACTCCGTGCTTGATGACGTAAAAATTCGCGAATTCCTCCATGTCCGTCGGCTCTTTGGGAAATTGCGGGGCCGGAGGATAGAGGCGGACCCGCCACGCGGTTTCAGAATTGTCCATCGCCCCATGACATCTGGAGCAGTACGTCCCATAGAGCTTCGCTCCATCGCTCAGTGCCGATGCTGCCGGCTGGATGGGATTTTCCAGTTTGGGCGCGTAACGGTCGAGGGACGCATCCAGGGCC encodes the following:
- a CDS encoding TolC family protein, with protein sequence MMYQKKTLLVLFIALIITLATPTILPAQDAGSAQQAGTQATAPEAKLTIEELEQMALQRNPTLAQAQADVRASEGRKIQAGLYPNPVVGYEGREISSGPIIRGGEHGLFVQQTIVTFGKLGLSRKVFAQEQAQAESVVAAQRQRVVNSVRLAYYEALGAQELVQVRSELAEIARKAVQTSGQLLNVGQADQPDMLEAIVEAQRADLDLAAAKNDQQRAWQQLAATVGNPALPVTPLAGSLAGPLPQINAQGALSRLLRDSPEVKLAEQGITRAELALKRAQLEPRPNIQVGAGLDYNRELLGEVGSRPVGWEGSVQVGVQIPIFDRNQGNVKAAAAELAHARSELDRIRLSLRSEFAPVFRDYSDAFESVERYQKGILPQAQKAYDLYFEKYRQMAAAYPQVLIAQRTLFQLRENYVMNLIKLRETGTEIQGFLLVNGLAAPIAPGEPATVSPGVEVRPAGAP
- a CDS encoding copper oxidase, encoding MSRSRREFFRQGLLGAGLMASTKGWAKQQGQSHAQQPMPMNMGNMPMPKTEPKPKHAQAPPAPSSAGEGHLMVETPDVPPQLSYTLDNGVKVFNLIAEPVKRELVPGKTIDAWGYNGSAPGPTIQIVQGDRVRLIVDNHLPEATSMHWHGFEIPIDMDGVPGVTQDLIPPGGRFVYEFTLHQEGTYFYHSHMAMQEMMGLIGLFIMHPKEPYKPRVDKDFGLVLQEWAVLPNNTVPNTLSMEFNWLTINGKSGPATTPLLVKLGERVRIRFVNIGMDHHPMHLHGNTFYVTGTEGGRAPQSTWRPENTVLVGVAQSRDVEFEAKYPGDWMLHCHLPHHMMNQMVSMVGPMMEAGHGMRTGMGMEEGMGMLRQGSAMSEENGPSLGRAIGIGADHEKATTNLPLSAGAEHGMPGMTHQMPNVPGMSQNMQNMPGMNMPLGNKNPELVPGYPQDMFMPMDEMFVKPETYGLRKGWSGGVMGMMTLVRVLPPELYDKITELKKNQRNENPGMPPGMHHQPGE
- a CDS encoding cytochrome c, whose product is MRNFALGIVAGLALAVIGAFVLGVGVLKYVEQGHVALRADVPLTAFEKKHAMAALDASLDRYAPKLENPIQPAASALSDGAKLYGTYCSRCHGAMDNSETAWRVRLYPPAPQFPKEPTDMEEFANFYVIKHGVRWTGMPAWSAELSDKEIWTLVAYLNHMKEPGAPMPGMKHGADQSAPGAVEKGDSK